The DNA sequence CAGAAGGAAGCCGAACTGGCCGCCGCTGCTGCTCCAGCTGCCGAAGTGGTCGAGGCAGCTCCTGCCCCGGTCGCTGAAGAAGTTGCCGTTGAGGCCGTGATTGCCGAAGCACCACGCTCCGTTCAGGAAGCGGTCGAGCAACACGAAGAGGCCCAGGAAAAAGAACACGAGCCTAAACCCCTCGTCTGATTCCAAAGGCCAATAAAAAGCCCCGCCTGGTGATCCAGGCGGGGCTTTTTTATACCTCAAAATTCACACAACTCAATTGTGGGAGCGGGCTTGCTCGCGATAGCGGTCTGTCTATACCTGTTCCACTACCTGACACTCCGCCATCGCGGGCAAGCCCGCTCCCACAGGAGTCTGTGCGTACTTCAAACTTGAGGAAAAACCAGCGCTTGCGGCACATCGATATCCCACAGAACGCCGGGATCATCTACCACCACTTCCACCAAACGCCCCTGCTTGAACAACGGTCGGGCGCCCCGGTCACCCGACAAGGCCATCAGTCCGGCTGCGAACGAGCGACCAAACCCTACCGGATGCCCATAATCACCGTTCAATGTCGGTACGCTGACCGCATCCTCGGCAATCGCCGCCACGATACGCTCAATGCTCGACGGCAGAATGAACGGCATGTCGCCCAGCACAATCAGCCAGCCATCGGCATCCGGGCAAGCCGCGACCCCCGCCGCGATGCTGTCGCCCATTCCCGTGGACTCGATCAAGACAATGTCACACCCGTAAGCCTGCGCCATGCGCATTGCCTGCGGCCGCGCCTCAGTCGTCACCAGCACTCGCCGGGCGAGGCTCGC is a window from the Pseudomonas gozinkensis genome containing:
- a CDS encoding nucleotidyltransferase family protein, producing MSRSIGVIVLAAGEGSRFREVAGADKDKLLADCTGRDGAVRSVIEQVLVNLPASLARRVLVTTEARPQAMRMAQAYGCDIVLIESTGMGDSIAAGVAACPDADGWLIVLGDMPFILPSSIERIVAAIAEDAVSVPTLNGDYGHPVGFGRSFAAGLMALSGDRGARPLFKQGRLVEVVVDDPGVLWDIDVPQALVFPQV